The Pseudolabrys sp. FHR47 genome contains a region encoding:
- a CDS encoding sulfurtransferase yields MLGNPGTVVIDTRDPASYAAGHLPGAVNIHDIFTYLATSTPEGVAAMRDKFAAIFGAAGLSGEETAVIYEQSMNTGFGQSCRGYVLLRYLGYPKVKILHGGYAAWTAAGLPVTTEVPTPVAKSFAIDPKAADILVDLEAMKAAVADPNIVKLDTRDVDEWIADSSSPYGKDFCPRKGRIPGAVWIEWYRMMKPSAAGPMFKSKDEILAECASVGVTPDTPVVLYCFKGARASNTLVALKEAGIKDVSLYFGSWNEWSRDPSLPIEEGLPFASSASKAAAA; encoded by the coding sequence ATGCTGGGCAACCCCGGCACGGTCGTCATCGATACCCGCGATCCCGCCAGTTACGCCGCCGGTCATCTGCCCGGCGCGGTCAATATCCACGACATCTTCACGTATCTCGCGACCTCGACGCCGGAGGGCGTTGCCGCGATGCGCGACAAGTTTGCGGCAATTTTCGGTGCCGCTGGGCTTTCCGGCGAGGAAACTGCTGTCATCTACGAGCAGTCGATGAACACTGGCTTCGGCCAGTCCTGCCGCGGCTACGTGCTGCTGCGCTATCTCGGCTATCCCAAGGTCAAGATCCTGCACGGCGGTTACGCCGCCTGGACCGCCGCCGGTCTGCCGGTGACGACCGAGGTGCCGACACCGGTGGCCAAGTCATTCGCCATCGATCCCAAGGCGGCCGACATTCTGGTCGACCTTGAAGCGATGAAGGCGGCAGTCGCCGATCCCAACATCGTCAAACTCGACACCCGCGATGTTGACGAATGGATCGCCGACAGCTCGTCGCCCTACGGCAAGGACTTCTGCCCGCGCAAGGGTCGTATCCCAGGCGCGGTGTGGATCGAGTGGTACCGCATGATGAAGCCGTCGGCGGCCGGTCCGATGTTCAAGTCGAAGGACGAGATCCTCGCCGAATGCGCCAGCGTCGGCGTTACGCCGGACACGCCGGTCGTTCTCTACTGCTTCAAGGGCGCGCGTGCTTCCAACACGCTGGTGGCGTTGAAGGAAGCCGGCATCAAGGACGTCAGCCTCTACTTCGGTTCGTGGAACGAATGGTCGCGCGATCCTTCGTTGCCGATCGAAGAAGGGCTGCCTTTCGCCTCGTCGGCCTCCAAGGCCGCGGCGGCATGA
- a CDS encoding FAD-dependent oxidoreductase, translated as MSLRDAAGVTFDTHAPLLIVGAGAAGLCAALAAKEAGVDPVVIERDALPSGSTALSAGLIPAAGTRFQRAKGIDDSADRFADDIQRKADGGNDPAIVKVVARESSALIEWLADCRSMPFDVVDNFNYPGHSALRMHGLPSRSGRELIDRLRSAAEADDIVILTESVVDDLYVGEGGVIRGIGLTRADGRREMLGCDALILACNGYGGDAGLVRRFIPEMAEALYFGHPGNRGDAVRWGEALGAELRYLSAYQGHGSVATPHNILITWAVIMQGGFQVNRDGRRFGDESHGYSEQAADVLRQPGGVAFDVFDDRVAAVARQFEDFQAAERGGAVLRADSMEALAVIMKVPADALAVECSEVEAVKAANGHDRFGRRFAPEQRLAPPYCAVKVTGALFHTQGGLAIDANARVLRKDGSAFPNLFAAGGAAAGVSGDTAAGYLSGNGLLTATTLGRLAGRSAARLIGKTYRS; from the coding sequence ATGAGCCTGCGCGATGCAGCCGGCGTTACGTTCGACACGCACGCGCCGCTGCTGATCGTGGGCGCTGGCGCCGCCGGTCTTTGCGCCGCTTTGGCAGCGAAAGAAGCGGGCGTCGATCCGGTGGTGATCGAGCGCGATGCTCTGCCGTCCGGCTCGACGGCCTTGTCGGCCGGCCTCATTCCCGCCGCCGGGACGCGCTTCCAGCGTGCCAAGGGCATCGACGATAGCGCCGATCGCTTTGCCGATGACATTCAGCGCAAGGCGGATGGGGGGAACGATCCGGCAATTGTCAAAGTGGTCGCGCGGGAATCGAGCGCCTTGATCGAATGGCTGGCCGACTGCCGCTCTATGCCGTTTGATGTTGTCGACAATTTCAATTATCCCGGCCACTCCGCGTTGCGAATGCATGGCCTGCCAAGCCGCAGCGGCCGTGAATTGATCGATCGCTTGCGCAGTGCCGCGGAAGCCGATGACATCGTCATCCTGACCGAGAGCGTTGTCGACGATCTTTATGTCGGGGAAGGCGGCGTCATTCGCGGCATCGGCTTGACGCGCGCCGATGGCCGCCGGGAGATGCTCGGTTGCGATGCGTTGATCCTGGCCTGCAACGGCTATGGCGGCGATGCTGGTCTCGTTCGCCGTTTCATTCCGGAGATGGCGGAGGCGCTTTATTTTGGCCATCCCGGCAATCGCGGCGATGCCGTGAGGTGGGGTGAAGCGCTCGGCGCGGAACTGAGATATCTGAGCGCCTATCAGGGGCACGGCTCGGTGGCGACGCCGCACAATATTTTGATCACCTGGGCTGTAATCATGCAGGGCGGTTTTCAGGTCAATCGCGATGGCCGTCGCTTCGGTGATGAATCGCACGGCTACTCGGAACAGGCGGCGGATGTGCTTCGGCAACCCGGCGGCGTAGCCTTCGATGTTTTCGACGATCGCGTTGCCGCGGTCGCGCGGCAGTTCGAGGACTTCCAGGCCGCCGAGCGCGGTGGCGCAGTGCTGCGGGCCGACAGCATGGAAGCTTTGGCGGTCATAATGAAAGTACCGGCGGATGCTCTGGCGGTTGAATGCAGCGAAGTCGAAGCCGTAAAAGCGGCGAATGGGCACGATCGCTTTGGCCGCCGCTTCGCGCCCGAGCAGCGCTTGGCACCGCCTTATTGTGCAGTCAAGGTAACGGGCGCGTTGTTTCACACCCAGGGCGGCCTGGCGATCGACGCGAATGCCCGCGTGCTCCGCAAGGATGGCAGCGCGTTTCCCAATCTCTTTGCCGCCGGCGGCGCGGCCGCGGGCGTATCGGGCGACACGGCGGCCGGCTATCTGTCGGGCAACGGCTTGCTGACCGCCACCACCCTCGGACGCCTGGCGGGGCGGTCGGCGGCGCGGCTTATTGGCAAAACCTATCGATCTTAA
- a CDS encoding cysteine hydrolase family protein, protein MNWPSTALLLVDLQNDFLHKDGAYARGGATNPDTVALPAKLKPLVDAVRRKGGVVGATLFTLVPGRGGEPIISPHLKMLRPFLRKGDFMPGSWGQQLVDGLAPADFTIEKLAYSAFYMSRLEWALRKFGIEHLIVGGIVTNGGVASTVRDAHVRDIECTVLEDGCAAPTPALHAAAIEGLRPVASIRTIDAVMADLAAS, encoded by the coding sequence GTGAACTGGCCATCCACCGCCTTGCTTCTGGTCGATCTGCAAAACGACTTTCTGCACAAGGACGGCGCCTATGCGCGCGGCGGTGCGACCAACCCCGATACGGTCGCCCTGCCGGCCAAGCTCAAACCGCTCGTCGATGCCGTGCGCCGCAAAGGTGGCGTGGTGGGCGCGACCTTGTTCACACTGGTGCCGGGCCGTGGCGGCGAGCCGATCATTTCGCCTCATTTGAAGATGTTGCGGCCGTTCCTGCGCAAAGGCGATTTCATGCCGGGGTCGTGGGGGCAGCAACTGGTCGACGGACTGGCGCCGGCCGATTTCACGATCGAGAAGCTTGCATACTCGGCCTTCTATATGAGCCGGCTCGAATGGGCTCTGCGGAAATTCGGCATCGAGCATCTGATCGTTGGCGGTATCGTTACCAATGGCGGCGTTGCGTCGACCGTGCGGGATGCTCATGTGCGCGACATCGAATGTACGGTGCTTGAGGACGGCTGCGCGGCGCCAACGCCGGCCTTGCACGCGGCCGCGATCGAAGGCCTGCGACCGGTTGCAAGTATCAGGACCATCGACGCCGTGATGGCGGACCTTGCCGCGTCATGA
- a CDS encoding ABC transporter ATP-binding protein, translating to MLAIEGLRAGYGETEVLRGVDLTVDAGEIVTVLGSNGVGKSTLNRALSGILRAKTGTIRFDGAAIEREKPPAIVERGLIHVPEGRRVFPNLTVRENLDLGSYARGKPRRAQNRERVFTIFPRLRERMTQRAGTLSGGEQQMLAIGRGLMAEPKLLILDEPSLGLSPLLVEELFALIKRIHADGVAVMLVEQNVVQSLEVADRAYILAEGQFVMSGPAADIAADPELKRTYLGL from the coding sequence TTGCTCGCCATTGAAGGCCTGCGCGCCGGTTACGGCGAAACCGAGGTTCTGCGCGGCGTCGACCTGACGGTCGATGCCGGCGAGATCGTCACCGTGCTCGGCTCAAACGGCGTGGGAAAGTCGACGCTCAACCGCGCCTTGTCGGGTATCTTGCGTGCCAAGACCGGCACCATCCGCTTCGACGGCGCGGCGATCGAACGCGAGAAGCCGCCGGCGATTGTCGAGCGCGGCCTCATCCATGTGCCGGAAGGCCGGCGCGTCTTCCCGAATTTGACGGTGCGGGAAAATCTCGATCTCGGCAGCTACGCGCGGGGCAAGCCGCGCCGAGCGCAGAACCGCGAGCGCGTGTTCACGATCTTTCCGCGGCTTAGGGAGCGCATGACCCAACGCGCCGGCACTTTGTCCGGCGGCGAACAGCAGATGCTCGCCATCGGCCGTGGCCTGATGGCCGAGCCGAAGCTGCTGATCCTCGATGAGCCGTCGCTCGGGCTGTCGCCCTTGCTGGTGGAAGAACTGTTCGCGCTGATCAAGCGCATTCATGCCGACGGCGTTGCGGTGATGCTGGTCGAGCAGAACGTGGTGCAAAGCCTCGAAGTGGCCGATCGGGCTTATATCCTGGCCGAAGGCCAATTCGTCATGTCGGGACCGGCGGCGGATATCGCGGCCGATCCGGAGCTTAAACGTACTTACCTGGGACTATGA
- a CDS encoding TetR/AcrR family transcriptional regulator: MTEAAQIDAPQADSEDRAPPRERLIDSAKNLFCRYGINSVGVDAIVERAGTAKTTLYKLFGSKDGLVEAVLDREGQAWRSWFLAEIDGPGGSARERLDRIGPALKIWFTRDDFFGCPFINAVGESDKTDDRMRALAISHKKIVIDRLSALCDEAGMSEAEKIAHTIGLIMDGAIVVALITRDPSAADIAARACKSILESAPV; encoded by the coding sequence ATGACAGAGGCAGCCCAGATCGACGCTCCACAGGCCGATAGCGAGGATCGGGCGCCACCGCGTGAGCGGCTGATCGACAGCGCGAAGAACCTATTCTGCCGCTATGGCATCAACTCGGTCGGCGTCGACGCCATTGTCGAGCGCGCCGGAACGGCGAAGACGACCCTCTATAAGTTGTTCGGCTCCAAGGACGGGCTGGTCGAAGCGGTTCTCGATCGCGAGGGCCAAGCCTGGCGTTCGTGGTTTCTCGCCGAGATCGACGGCCCCGGCGGCTCGGCGCGCGAGCGCCTCGACCGCATCGGCCCTGCCCTGAAGATCTGGTTCACGCGCGACGATTTCTTCGGTTGCCCGTTCATCAACGCGGTCGGCGAGTCCGACAAGACGGACGACCGCATGCGGGCACTCGCCATCTCGCACAAGAAGATCGTGATCGACCGATTGTCGGCTTTATGTGACGAAGCGGGAATGTCCGAAGCCGAGAAAATCGCGCATACGATCGGCTTGATCATGGACGGCGCCATTGTCGTTGCACTGATCACACGCGATCCTTCGGCCGCCGACATCGCGGCCCGAGCGTGCAAGTCAATTCTGGAAAGCGCGCCAGTTTAA
- a CDS encoding oxaloacetate decarboxylase, with product MPNESLRARLSRPSILVAPGVYDPLTALIAELAGFEALYVSGAAIAYTRLGRPDIGLVSMSEAIETVGLIRDRVSAHLVVDADTGYGNALNVERTVRLLERAGANGIQLEDQDFPKRCGHLDDKSLIPALEMAGKIKAAVDSRRSRDTLIIARTDAVAVEGFDSAIERVGIYREAGADMLFVEAPRASGELKRVVERVGTTQPLMANMVEGGKTPILPASELEALGFSFVIFPGGIVRALAKAAHDFYVTLKAEGTTDAFRPRMYDFNALNELIGTPETLERGQWYADYKPGRN from the coding sequence ATGCCGAATGAAAGTCTGAGGGCCCGTCTGTCGCGGCCATCGATCCTCGTCGCGCCGGGCGTTTACGATCCGCTGACGGCGTTGATCGCCGAGCTGGCGGGCTTCGAGGCGCTCTATGTGTCGGGCGCCGCGATTGCCTATACGCGGCTCGGACGTCCGGACATCGGACTGGTTTCAATGAGCGAGGCGATCGAGACGGTCGGGCTGATCCGCGATCGCGTCTCGGCGCATCTGGTGGTCGATGCCGATACCGGCTACGGCAACGCTCTCAACGTCGAGCGCACGGTGCGGCTTCTGGAGCGCGCCGGAGCAAATGGCATCCAGCTCGAGGATCAGGACTTTCCCAAGCGCTGCGGCCATCTCGACGACAAGTCGCTGATCCCGGCACTGGAAATGGCGGGCAAGATCAAGGCGGCGGTCGATTCGCGCCGTTCACGCGACACGCTGATCATCGCGCGCACCGACGCGGTGGCGGTTGAAGGCTTCGACAGTGCGATCGAGCGCGTCGGCATCTACCGCGAAGCCGGCGCCGACATGCTGTTTGTCGAGGCGCCGCGCGCGAGCGGCGAGCTCAAGCGGGTCGTCGAGCGCGTCGGAACGACGCAGCCACTGATGGCCAACATGGTCGAAGGCGGCAAAACGCCGATCCTGCCGGCGTCCGAGCTCGAGGCGCTCGGCTTTTCCTTCGTGATCTTTCCCGGCGGAATCGTGCGGGCGCTGGCGAAGGCCGCCCATGATTTCTACGTGACCTTGAAGGCCGAGGGCACGACCGATGCATTCCGCCCACGCATGTACGATTTCAATGCGCTGAACGAGCTGATCGGCACGCCGGAAACGCTCGAACGCGGACAATGGTACGCCGACTACAAGCCGGGCAGGAACTGA
- a CDS encoding hydantoinase/oxoprolinase family protein has translation MSARKPIVGVDVGGTFTDLFLFDETARAFRTAKVPSNRGNEAAGFMQGLEALGDVRSFDSIVHGTTVGTNMLLERKGTRVGVITTRGFRDVLEMRRRDRRQTWGLWGDFTPIADRDLRLEVDERILADGTVRKPVDVAAVREAAEKLKAGGAQALAIIFINAYVNAENERKAFEAAKAVWHNEHVSASHQVLPEIREFERASTTGLNAYLQPGIAAYLERLEQALAANDFKGTFHIVQSNGGVMSTRTARRLPVRTALSGPAAGVIAAAAIARAAGYENIITGDLGGTSFDVSVVAGGKPSLAAQTTIDFGMVIRTPMIEITTIGAGGGSIAWVDRGGLLQVGPESAGSVPGPVCYGQGNDRPTLTDAHVVLGRINAARPIGGKLDSLDVEAAKQAIARHVAEPLKIDVMAAAEAIVRVADARMAGAIRLVSIERGHDPAKFVAMPFGGGGALHASALLKEIGLKGALVPRFPGVTSALGCVIADLRHDQVQTLNLMVDGLDLATLDRRMLTAGEEAKAVVDAAGIAVERIDVLFELDMHYLGQTHTVAVPLSVTLTADGTGISDAIIRAAFDKTYEAAFGRLLPGIPTRIVSLRTAAIGRRPAFDLSAFAPGADASRDKAAKGSRPVFHGGRWHDARVWSRLDLPVGAVIEGPAVLEQPDATIFIDPDLSGRVDAFGNLILERKP, from the coding sequence ATGAGCGCGCGTAAACCGATCGTCGGCGTCGACGTGGGTGGCACCTTCACGGATCTGTTTCTGTTCGACGAAACCGCGCGCGCGTTCCGCACGGCCAAGGTGCCGTCGAACCGTGGCAATGAGGCAGCCGGCTTTATGCAGGGTCTCGAAGCGCTCGGCGACGTGCGCAGCTTCGATTCCATTGTCCACGGCACCACCGTCGGCACCAATATGCTGCTGGAGCGCAAGGGCACGCGGGTCGGCGTCATCACCACACGCGGCTTCCGTGACGTGCTGGAGATGCGCCGCCGGGACCGCCGGCAGACCTGGGGCCTGTGGGGCGACTTCACGCCGATTGCCGATCGCGATCTGCGTCTGGAAGTGGACGAACGTATCCTTGCCGACGGAACGGTGCGCAAGCCTGTCGACGTCGCGGCGGTGCGAGAGGCGGCGGAAAAGCTGAAAGCGGGCGGGGCGCAAGCGCTGGCCATCATCTTCATCAACGCCTATGTCAATGCCGAGAACGAGAGAAAGGCATTCGAGGCCGCGAAAGCCGTCTGGCACAACGAACATGTCTCGGCCTCGCATCAGGTGCTGCCGGAGATCCGCGAGTTCGAACGTGCCTCGACCACCGGCCTCAACGCCTATCTGCAGCCCGGTATCGCTGCTTATCTCGAGCGGCTGGAGCAGGCACTCGCCGCCAACGACTTCAAGGGCACGTTCCATATCGTGCAGTCGAATGGCGGCGTCATGTCGACCAGAACCGCACGCCGCCTGCCGGTGCGCACGGCTTTGTCGGGGCCGGCGGCCGGCGTCATCGCCGCGGCCGCAATCGCGCGCGCGGCGGGATACGAGAACATTATTACCGGCGATCTCGGCGGCACGTCGTTCGACGTGTCCGTGGTGGCCGGCGGCAAGCCGTCGCTGGCGGCGCAAACCACGATCGATTTCGGCATGGTGATCCGCACGCCGATGATAGAGATCACCACCATCGGCGCGGGCGGCGGCTCGATCGCCTGGGTCGACCGCGGCGGCCTGTTGCAGGTCGGTCCGGAGAGCGCCGGTTCGGTGCCGGGGCCGGTGTGCTATGGGCAAGGCAACGATCGTCCGACCTTGACCGACGCTCATGTCGTGCTGGGCCGCATCAATGCTGCGCGCCCGATCGGCGGCAAACTCGACTCGCTCGATGTCGAGGCGGCCAAGCAAGCCATCGCCAGGCATGTGGCCGAGCCGCTGAAGATCGACGTCATGGCCGCGGCCGAAGCCATCGTTCGCGTCGCCGATGCGCGCATGGCCGGCGCCATCCGTCTGGTGTCGATCGAGCGTGGCCACGACCCGGCGAAGTTCGTCGCCATGCCGTTCGGCGGGGGCGGGGCGCTGCATGCCAGCGCGCTGCTGAAGGAGATCGGACTTAAAGGCGCCTTGGTGCCTCGGTTTCCGGGCGTGACCTCGGCACTGGGATGCGTCATCGCCGATCTGCGCCACGATCAGGTGCAGACGCTTAATCTCATGGTCGATGGTCTCGACCTTGCCACGCTTGATCGGCGCATGCTGACAGCGGGTGAAGAAGCAAAAGCGGTCGTGGACGCGGCCGGCATCGCGGTCGAACGGATCGACGTGCTGTTCGAACTTGATATGCACTATCTCGGTCAGACGCACACGGTGGCTGTGCCGCTATCGGTGACGTTGACGGCGGACGGCACCGGCATATCCGACGCCATTATTCGTGCCGCTTTCGATAAGACCTATGAAGCTGCGTTCGGCCGCTTGTTGCCGGGTATTCCAACGCGAATCGTGTCGTTGCGTACCGCCGCGATCGGCCGGCGTCCGGCTTTCGATCTGTCGGCATTCGCGCCGGGTGCGGACGCTTCGCGCGACAAGGCGGCAAAAGGGTCGCGCCCGGTCTTCCATGGCGGCCGTTGGCATGATGCCCGGGTCTGGTCTCGTCTCGATCTGCCGGTCGGGGCGGTGATCGAAGGTCCAGCGGTGCTGGAGCAGCCGGACGCCACAATTTTCATCGATCCCGATCTCAGCGGTCGGGTCGACGCCTTCGGCAATCTCATCCTGGAGCGCAAGCCGTGA
- a CDS encoding acyl-CoA dehydrogenase family protein: MLDTQTLERSGKKPETGVVEAVRAASSRELPSLVHKIDAEGYYPESVMREFGRLGAFAHHLPSYSESVDLNAAINAMAAAGEYCLSTSFCVWCQDALGWYIYNSDNKALKTGIGPQVARGEFLGGTALSNPMKTFFGIEPMRLKGKRVDGGYVVKGLLPYVSNLGDDHYFGAIFEVDEGGTKRNVMAIVPCAAEGLSLADNTKFVALDGTRTFAVQMRDVIITDSWIVADPVDEYIKRIRAGFVLLQAGMAFGLIRDCIRLMEQTKTSLGHVNKYLDVQPEMLAEQLAGMETAVAQLAATPFETDPGYWRAVIEARLAAGDATVAAAHAAMLHCGARGYVTNGAAQRRLREAYFVAIVTPATKQLRKMLADMSH; the protein is encoded by the coding sequence ATGTTGGATACGCAAACTTTGGAGCGAAGCGGGAAGAAACCGGAAACCGGCGTCGTTGAGGCGGTTCGCGCGGCATCCTCGCGCGAACTGCCGTCACTGGTGCATAAGATCGACGCCGAGGGTTATTACCCGGAAAGCGTGATGCGCGAATTTGGTCGCCTAGGCGCCTTTGCGCATCACTTGCCTAGCTATAGCGAAAGCGTCGACCTCAATGCCGCGATCAACGCCATGGCGGCGGCCGGCGAATACTGCCTGTCGACGTCGTTCTGCGTCTGGTGCCAGGACGCGCTCGGCTGGTACATCTACAATTCCGATAACAAGGCGCTGAAGACCGGCATCGGCCCTCAAGTGGCCCGAGGCGAATTCCTCGGCGGCACCGCGCTGTCGAATCCGATGAAGACCTTCTTCGGCATCGAACCGATGCGGCTGAAGGGCAAGCGGGTCGATGGCGGCTATGTCGTCAAGGGTCTGTTGCCTTACGTATCCAATCTCGGCGACGACCATTATTTCGGCGCCATATTCGAGGTGGACGAGGGCGGCACCAAGCGCAATGTAATGGCGATCGTGCCATGCGCCGCCGAAGGCCTCAGCCTCGCCGACAACACCAAGTTTGTCGCGCTCGACGGCACGCGCACTTTCGCGGTGCAGATGCGCGACGTCATAATCACCGACTCCTGGATCGTTGCCGATCCGGTCGACGAGTACATCAAGCGCATTCGCGCTGGTTTCGTTCTGCTGCAGGCCGGCATGGCCTTCGGTCTGATCCGCGATTGCATCCGGCTGATGGAGCAGACCAAGACCTCGCTCGGTCACGTCAACAAATATCTCGACGTGCAGCCGGAAATGCTGGCCGAGCAACTGGCGGGCATGGAGACGGCCGTCGCGCAGCTTGCCGCCACGCCGTTTGAGACCGATCCGGGTTACTGGCGCGCAGTGATCGAGGCGCGGCTTGCCGCCGGCGACGCCACGGTCGCCGCAGCGCACGCGGCCATGCTCCATTGCGGTGCCCGCGGCTACGTCACCAATGGCGCCGCGCAGCGGCGGCTGCGCGAAGCCTATTTCGTCGCCATCGTTACGCCGGCCACCAAACAACTAAGGAAGATGCTGGCCGACATGTCGCATTAG
- a CDS encoding hydantoinase B/oxoprolinase family protein — protein MRKLDPVTLAVLNGRLVQIADEMDATLYRSAFNPIIAEAHDACHGLYHAETGATLVQGTSGLPIFVGAMAFAVKAVIDKVTAQGGLEEGDTYLFNDPYDGGTHLNDFRLVRPVMRDGKVFAWLASVGHWLDVGGNVPGNFNAKATESFQEGFRIPPVKLISAGVFRQDIADILAANSRVPQSNWGDLNGQLNALKLGEQRVHVLLDEYGDETVTVALTALSDRAEALMRANVASLPDGTYSYDDFLDNDGVTDEPLRIALDLTIKGDRMTLDFSRSAPPCRGPLNIARSTAVACCYVALKHLFTDVPANAGCLAPIEFVIPDTTLLGVKAPKPVGGYTETILRVIDTVFGAFAKAAPERANGSPYATINALSLAGWRQHGARWVMFCFFGGGLGGNPEGDGLNHGNNPISTATIPPAEILESLYPIMFTQWALRPDSAGPGRHRGGLGAVYEIEALNEGDTDVFLLGERGKFAPFGVNGGGQAALNRFFYQTDNSEKSPELVSKITDVRIKQGQRVRLETPGGGGFGDPMTREASRVARDVALGYVSREVAREKYGVALTGNGAVDEAGTQALRKGAKP, from the coding sequence ATGCGTAAGCTCGATCCCGTGACGCTGGCCGTGCTTAACGGCCGGCTGGTGCAGATCGCAGACGAGATGGATGCGACTTTGTACCGTTCGGCGTTCAACCCAATCATCGCCGAGGCGCATGACGCCTGCCACGGCCTCTATCATGCCGAGACCGGTGCGACTTTGGTGCAGGGCACCTCGGGCCTGCCGATCTTCGTCGGCGCCATGGCCTTCGCCGTGAAAGCGGTGATCGATAAGGTCACCGCGCAAGGCGGTCTTGAAGAGGGCGACACGTACCTCTTCAACGATCCGTATGACGGCGGCACGCATCTCAACGATTTCCGGCTCGTCCGTCCGGTGATGCGCGACGGCAAGGTCTTCGCATGGCTCGCCTCGGTCGGTCACTGGCTCGATGTCGGAGGCAATGTGCCCGGCAATTTCAACGCCAAGGCGACCGAAAGCTTCCAGGAAGGTTTCCGCATTCCGCCGGTGAAGCTGATCAGCGCCGGCGTGTTCCGACAGGACATAGCCGATATTCTCGCTGCCAATTCGCGCGTGCCGCAATCCAATTGGGGCGACCTCAACGGCCAGCTCAACGCCTTGAAGCTTGGCGAACAACGCGTTCATGTGCTGCTTGATGAATATGGCGACGAGACGGTGACCGTCGCGCTGACCGCGTTGTCGGACCGCGCCGAGGCGCTGATGCGCGCCAATGTCGCGTCGCTGCCGGACGGCACCTATTCGTATGACGATTTCCTCGACAATGACGGCGTCACCGACGAGCCGTTGCGCATCGCGCTCGATCTGACGATCAAAGGCGACCGCATGACGCTCGATTTCTCGCGCTCGGCGCCGCCGTGCCGGGGGCCGCTCAATATCGCGCGGTCGACGGCGGTGGCTTGCTGCTATGTTGCGCTCAAGCATCTCTTCACCGACGTCCCCGCCAATGCCGGCTGTCTGGCGCCGATCGAATTCGTCATCCCCGACACGACATTGCTCGGCGTCAAGGCGCCAAAGCCGGTTGGTGGCTATACTGAAACTATTTTGCGTGTGATCGACACCGTGTTCGGCGCCTTCGCCAAGGCGGCGCCCGAACGCGCCAATGGCAGCCCCTATGCGACCATCAACGCGCTGTCGCTCGCCGGCTGGCGTCAACACGGTGCGCGCTGGGTGATGTTCTGCTTCTTCGGCGGCGGCCTCGGCGGCAATCCGGAAGGCGACGGCCTCAATCACGGCAACAATCCGATTTCGACCGCCACGATTCCGCCGGCGGAAATTCTGGAGTCGCTCTATCCGATCATGTTCACGCAATGGGCCTTGCGCCCGGATTCGGCCGGACCTGGCCGTCATCGTGGCGGTCTCGGCGCCGTCTATGAAATAGAAGCGCTCAATGAGGGTGACACCGATGTTTTTTTGCTCGGTGAGCGCGGAAAGTTTGCGCCGTTCGGCGTCAACGGCGGCGGGCAAGCGGCGCTCAATCGCTTCTTCTACCAGACCGACAATAGCGAGAAGTCGCCCGAACTTGTGTCGAAGATCACGGATGTTCGCATCAAACAGGGCCAGCGCGTGAGGCTGGAGACGCCGGGAGGCGGCGGCTTTGGCGATCCGATGACGCGGGAAGCGTCGCGCGTTGCGCGGGACGTTGCGCTGGGTTACGTGTCGCGGGAGGTCGCGCGCGAGAAGTACGGCGTCGCTCTGACTGGGAATGGCGCGGTCGATGAAGCCGGAACGCAAGCTCTCCGCAAGGGAGCCAAGCCATGA
- a CDS encoding OsmC family protein, with the protein MTKVATAMTGCLAPDSPTAMTGCLAPIDKAGLDDLIAKGKADPKVIKTLKCKTVAEGRFRHLNFIRTLPPYIVDEPPGLLGDDTAPNPSEASLAALGSCLAVGIHANAVARGITVFKLEIELEGDLNITAVWGTGDLSDKPVGFTDVRAKVSFEADRPREELEALVAHARLWSPVANTFSRPVNLEVALV; encoded by the coding sequence ATGACCAAAGTCGCGACTGCAATGACCGGTTGTCTCGCCCCCGACAGCCCGACCGCGATGACCGGGTGCCTGGCGCCTATCGACAAAGCCGGGCTCGATGACTTGATCGCCAAGGGCAAGGCCGATCCCAAGGTGATCAAGACGCTGAAGTGCAAGACGGTGGCCGAGGGTCGCTTCCGTCACCTCAACTTCATTCGCACGCTGCCGCCCTACATCGTCGATGAGCCGCCCGGACTGCTCGGCGATGACACCGCGCCGAACCCGTCAGAAGCCTCGCTTGCCGCGCTCGGCTCGTGCCTAGCCGTTGGCATTCACGCCAACGCCGTCGCCCGTGGCATCACCGTCTTCAAGCTCGAGATCGAGCTCGAAGGCGACCTCAACATCACCGCGGTCTGGGGCACCGGCGATCTGTCGGACAAGCCGGTCGGCTTCACCGACGTCCGCGCCAAGGTGAGTTTCGAAGCCGATCGTCCGCGCGAGGAACTCGAGGCGCTGGTCGCTCACGCCCGGCTGTGGTCGCCGGTCGCCAACACCTTCTCGCGTCCGGTCAATCTCGAAGTGGCTTTGGTCTGA